The Kluyvera intermedia genome includes the window CAATCAGCGGAAGGCCGTCGTTCGCAATGGCCTGAGCGGTCAGAAGCGCATGGTTAATGCACCCTTCCTGAATACCCACCACCATCACTACCGGCAGTTGCTCCTGCACGACCCATTCGGAAAGAGGACGCAGATCATTCATCAGGCTACGCCAACCTCCCGTCCCCTCAACCACGACGTTGTCTACCTGCTGGCTTAAATTCGCCAGGCCATCAGACAATAAGGTGTAGTTAATCGGACGACTGTGCGCGACGCTACTTTCTTCTTCACTAAGCGCAATAGGATTGATTGCATCATAAGGTAACGCCAGCGATGAAACGCTTTGCAGCACCAGCGCATCTTTATTGCGCAGACCATCCGCCGTTTCCTTGCTGCCTTTTGCCACCGGCTTATAACCCGCCACCCGTTTCCCGCTGGCGGCGAGCGCCTGTAATAGCGCACGAGAAACCACCGTCTTACCGACGGAAGTATCAGTTCCAGTAATAAAGAAACGATTAAGCATGACTCACTAACCCCACGGCGACGTCGATAAAATTTCAAAGCGATGAATAGTTCAAGCAGGTGAAAGTTTACGTGATGCACAGGATCGTCGGATTGAGGTAGCGCAATTTTTTGCAAAACTGATAAAAATTGTTAACCCTGTAACAGTCTGATCAGTAATGTTCCGTTATAGAGCGCATCTTTCACCAGTGCGGCCCCTGCCATTGTGCCCCGGTTAGAAAACTGAGTCTGTTCAACGGCAATGTGTTTACTGTAGGCAGGTAACGATTGCTGACGGATACAGTCGGCGATGGCCGGGAAAAGGATATCGGAGGCGGCGTTGAACGGCGAACCGATTAGAATTTTTTGTGGATTAAACAGATTCACCATAATGGCGAGAATACGTCCAACGTTAGTGCCGATGCTGCTGACGATGTCTTTAGCCAGCAAATCGCCCTGCAGCGCGGATTGGCATAACCAGTCAACCGTCAATGGCTGCTGATGCAGCATTGAACTCATGGATTGCTGCATACGCGCCTGAGTCAACTCCAGTACACTTTGCACACTGGCAATGGTCTCAAGGCAACCGTGATTACCGCAATAACAACGCTTACCGAACGGATCAACTTGCGTATGTCCAATCTCGACCAAACTGCTACTGCCCGCGTGCAGCAAACGTCCGTCGGTAATAACGCCCGCACCGACGTTATGATCGATAACCACCTGAATAACATCACGCGCACCGCGAGAGGCACCAAAAAGCGCTTCGGCCATGGTCCAGGCGCTAATATCGTGTTGAATATACACCGGCACACCGGTATGCGCTTCAAGCGTCGCGCCGAGCGGAACATCGGTAACATCATAAAACGGCATGCGATGGATGATGCCGTTTTCGGTATCGATAATCCCGGGCAGCGTAATAGCAACCGCCGTTAAGCGTTCCAGTAAGTTTTGATGGCGAATAAAGAATTGGTCGATATGAATCAGCACGCGGTCAAGAAACGAGGTTTCGTGCTCCAATGCCAATTCCAGTTGTTCTTCTACGACCAGCTTACTGCTGAGATCGCGTAGCGCAAGATGGATGTAGCCCCGGCCAATGCGTACAGAGAGATAATGCCAGGCCTCAGTTTCGACCATCAGGCCAACGGCAGGACGCCCACGACTGCCCACATCCTGAATTTCAGTCTCCTGAACGAGGTGCGCTTCGAGCAGTTCACGAACAATTTTGGTGATACTGGCCGGCGCCAGTTGTGCCAATCGGGAGAGGTCGATACGGGAGACCGGGCCGAGCTGATCAATGAGGCGATAAACGGCCCCCGCATTGGTCTGCTTGATTTGATCGATATGGCCTGGCTGACTATCCGCTACCACCGTGAAACTCCCTTATTTTCGCGCTTCGAAATAAACTTTGGGCTATGGTGAAGTACTTCAATGGCCTACGTCAAATTTTTACTTAGCCTTGTGATTTACTGCACAATTTTTTACGCTTTTGTCGCAGAAACGCTCACCTTTGCGGCACTCAGAAGATGCTGTTTAAAACGTTCCGCTGACTGACTTAACTCATGATGTTTTGACCACACCAGCCACATTTCAGACACCGCATCCGCTTCTATGATAGGAACCCAACGCATTTCCTGTAGCTGTACGCGCCGAAATGACGCGGGCAAAATTGAGACACCTAAACCCGAAGCCACGAGGCCAATAATCGTCATCGCCTCGCCCACCTCTTGCGTGATGGTCGGCATCACGCCATAACGGCGCATCAGACCCAGGATATCGTCATACAGCCCGGTACCGACGTGGGGATCAAAAAAAACGAACGGTTCTTTGCTTAAATCAACCAGGCTCACCGCGTCCTGGCTTGCCAACGGGTGATCGCGATGAATCATCGCCAGCAAGGGTTCACGCAAAATCACCTGCCAGTTAAGGGTGTCAGGAAGCTGCGTATTTCGCATCAATCCCAGATCTAGCGTCCCTTCGGTGAGTGGCGATATCTGCTCACGGGTATTAGTTTCACGCGTCTGAATATGCACATCCGGGTAACGCCGGCGAAAAGTCGACAACGTATCTGAGACAGCCTTAATAAACGGTGCCGATGAGGTAAAGCCAATATTCAGCTCACCCGTTTCGCCATGATGTAAGCGGCTTGCTCTGGCAGCGGCTTCATTCACCTGGAGTAAAATTTGTCGGCTATCGGCCAGAAACTGACGACCCGCAGCGGTCAGGCTGACGCTGCGGTTTGTCCGGGCGAACAGGCGTGCGCCCACCTGTTGTTCCAGAATCTGAATCTGCTGGCTGAGCGGCGGCTGGGAGATGTTTAAGCGCGCGGCAGCACGGCCAAAATGCAGCTCTTCTGCGACAGCGACAAAGTAGCGCAGGTGTCGAAGCTCGATATTCATATTTTAAAGGTCTTAATTAAGATTATTAATATATTAGACAGAATATTTACAATTTCCTACCCTGATGTTGTGACCTATGTCGTTATTACCAAGGATTTTCTCGTGAGCCGTACAACAACCGCAGACCATACTCCCGTTAATGATGTCCGCGATGATACCCCCTCTCCTTCAAACGTTTTTATTCGCCGCGGTACCCCTTCGTTTATCCGCGTGACGCTTGCTCTGTTCTCTGCCGGTCTCGCGACCTTTGCGCTGCTCTATTGTGTACAGCCCATTCTGCCCATCCTTTCTCATGAATTCGGTATTTCTCCCGCTCAGAGCAGTATTTCGCTGTCTATATCAACCGCGATGCTGGCGATTGGTCTGCTGTTCACCGGCCCGCTCTCTGATGCGATTGGTCGTAAACCGGTGATGGTGACCGCACTGCTGTTGGCGGCCTGTTGTTCACTGCTATCAACTATGATGACGAGTTGGCATGGCATTCTAATTATGCGCGCGCTTATTGGCCTCTCGCTGAGTGGCGTGGCAGCAGTCGGGATGACCTACTTAAGCGAGGAGATCCATCCCAGCTTCGTGGCATTTTCAATGGGGTTGTACATCAGCGGGAACTCTATCGGCGGCATGAGTGGACGTCTACTCACTGGGGTAATAACCGACTTCTTTGGCTGGCGCGCCGCGCTGGCTGTGATCAGCGCTTTTGCATTAGGTGCGGCAATTATGTTCTGGCGTATTCTGCCGGACTCTCGCCACTTCAGGGCCAGTTCATTAAAACCAAAATCCTTGCTGATTAACTTCCGTCTGCATTGGCGCGATCGCGGTCTCCCGCTGTTGTTCGTTGAAGGTTTCCTGCTGATGGGTGCGTTTGTGACGCTGTTTAACTACATCGGCTACCGCCTGATGCTGTCGCCGTGGTCACTCAATCAGGCCGTCGTCGGCCTGCTCTCTGTCGCCTACCTGACCGGTACGTGGAGCTCGCCAAAAGCCGGGATGATGACCACCCGCTACGGGCGCGGCCCGGTGATGATCTTCTTTACCGGTATTATGCTGTTGGGTCTGCTGTTAACGCTGTTCTCCTCTCTGTGGGTTATTTTCCCCGGTATGCTGTTGTTCTCCGCCGGTTTCTTTGCCGCTCACTCAGTCGCAAGCAGTTGGATCGGCCCACGCGCACGCCGCGCCAGAGGCCAGGCTTCATCGCTTTATCTGTTTAGTTACTATCTGGGTTCAAGTATTGCAGGGACGTTAGGCGGGGTATTCTGGCATCAGTATGGGTGGAACGGCGTTGGTGGGTTTATTGCACTGCTGCTGGTGGGGGCGTTGTTGACGGGGTTGATGCTGCATAGGCGGTTGCGATAAAAAGAAAAGGGGAAGGTTATCGCCTTCCCTTATATTAAGTACTTATGTTATTGACATAAAATGCCTTCCCACCTCGCCATACTAGCTGGCAATTCCTATAATGAGCCCACGTTTGTCTTACCTGCTTAGCGTTATGACCTCCTACAGCAACAACACACAGCTCAACCTACGCATTATCTCGATAGTCGTCTTTACCTGTATCTGCTATCTCTCAATCGGCCTACCTCTGGCGGTGCTTCCCGGATTTATTCACTATGACCTGGGTTACAGCACGCTGGTCGCCGGTGCCGTCATCAGCCTGCAGTACATTTCCACGCTGGTGAGTCGTCCTCATGCTGGCCGCTATACCGATGTCTGGGGCCCTAAAAAAGTTGTCAGTCTGGG containing:
- the bioD gene encoding dethiobiotin synthase, whose amino-acid sequence is MLNRFFITGTDTSVGKTVVSRALLQALAASGKRVAGYKPVAKGSKETADGLRNKDALVLQSVSSLALPYDAINPIALSEEESSVAHSRPINYTLLSDGLANLSQQVDNVVVEGTGGWRSLMNDLRPLSEWVVQEQLPVVMVVGIQEGCINHALLTAQAIANDGLPLIGWVANRINPGLAHYAEIIEVLSKKLPAPRIGELPYLPRPEQRELSQYVDLAMLSNMLTVDRILA
- the mlc gene encoding sugar metabolism global transcriptional regulator Mlc gives rise to the protein MVADSQPGHIDQIKQTNAGAVYRLIDQLGPVSRIDLSRLAQLAPASITKIVRELLEAHLVQETEIQDVGSRGRPAVGLMVETEAWHYLSVRIGRGYIHLALRDLSSKLVVEEQLELALEHETSFLDRVLIHIDQFFIRHQNLLERLTAVAITLPGIIDTENGIIHRMPFYDVTDVPLGATLEAHTGVPVYIQHDISAWTMAEALFGASRGARDVIQVVIDHNVGAGVITDGRLLHAGSSSLVEIGHTQVDPFGKRCYCGNHGCLETIASVQSVLELTQARMQQSMSSMLHQQPLTVDWLCQSALQGDLLAKDIVSSIGTNVGRILAIMVNLFNPQKILIGSPFNAASDILFPAIADCIRQQSLPAYSKHIAVEQTQFSNRGTMAGAALVKDALYNGTLLIRLLQG
- a CDS encoding LysR family transcriptional regulator, which produces MNIELRHLRYFVAVAEELHFGRAAARLNISQPPLSQQIQILEQQVGARLFARTNRSVSLTAAGRQFLADSRQILLQVNEAAARASRLHHGETGELNIGFTSSAPFIKAVSDTLSTFRRRYPDVHIQTRETNTREQISPLTEGTLDLGLMRNTQLPDTLNWQVILREPLLAMIHRDHPLASQDAVSLVDLSKEPFVFFDPHVGTGLYDDILGLMRRYGVMPTITQEVGEAMTIIGLVASGLGVSILPASFRRVQLQEMRWVPIIEADAVSEMWLVWSKHHELSQSAERFKQHLLSAAKVSVSATKA
- a CDS encoding MFS transporter, giving the protein MSRTTTADHTPVNDVRDDTPSPSNVFIRRGTPSFIRVTLALFSAGLATFALLYCVQPILPILSHEFGISPAQSSISLSISTAMLAIGLLFTGPLSDAIGRKPVMVTALLLAACCSLLSTMMTSWHGILIMRALIGLSLSGVAAVGMTYLSEEIHPSFVAFSMGLYISGNSIGGMSGRLLTGVITDFFGWRAALAVISAFALGAAIMFWRILPDSRHFRASSLKPKSLLINFRLHWRDRGLPLLFVEGFLLMGAFVTLFNYIGYRLMLSPWSLNQAVVGLLSVAYLTGTWSSPKAGMMTTRYGRGPVMIFFTGIMLLGLLLTLFSSLWVIFPGMLLFSAGFFAAHSVASSWIGPRARRARGQASSLYLFSYYLGSSIAGTLGGVFWHQYGWNGVGGFIALLLVGALLTGLMLHRRLR